One genomic segment of Suncus etruscus isolate mSunEtr1 chromosome 15, mSunEtr1.pri.cur, whole genome shotgun sequence includes these proteins:
- the CACTIN gene encoding splicing factor Cactin, translating into MGRESRSRSRSAGRRSRKRRSRSRNRSRSRSRNRSRSRSRSRSHERRSRRHRDSEGKRKRRRRSQDRSRSASEDEQWKHRGTRWRPQDHSPEPGSDYEQQLRGRWSRHHRRRRRSRSWSPGSSASSSASRHGSESPREAAALSQQQGLRERQRLREERKQQEELLKAFETPEEKRARRLAKKEAKERKKREKMGWGEEYMGYTNTDNPFGDNNLLGTFIWNKALEKKGISHLEEKELKERNKRIQEDNRLELQKVKQLRLEREREKAMREQELELLQREKEAEHFKTWEEQEDSFHLQQAKLRSKIRIRDGRAKPIDLLAKYISAEDDDLAVEMHEPYTFLNGLTVADMEDLLEDIQVYMELEQGKNVDFWRDMTIITEDEISKLRKLEASGKGPGERREGVNASVSSDVQSVFKGKTYSQLRVIFQGIEGKIRAGGPNLDMGYWESLLQQLRAHMARARLRERHQDVLRQKLYKLKQEQGVESGPLFPILKQEPPSPGNSLEPEEAVPTPPGPSEGGPAEAEAETEAEGDGDGEADGEAVLMEEDLIRQSLDDYDAGKYSPRLLTASELPLDAHVLEPHEDLQRLQLSRQQLQVTGDASESAEDIFFRRAKEGMGQDEAQFSVEMPLTGKAYLWADKYRPRKPRFFNRVHTGFEWNKYNQTHYDFDNPPPKIVQGYKFNIFYPDLIDKRSTPEYFLEACADNRDFATLRFHAGPPYEDIAFKIVSREWEYSHRHGFRCQFANGIFQLWFHFKRYRYRR; encoded by the exons ATGGGTCGGGAGTCACGCTCGCGATCGCGGTCAGCGGGGCGCCGGAGTCGAAAGCGGCGGAGTCGGAGCCGGAACCGGAGTCGAAGCCGGAGTCGGAACCGGAGTCGAAGCCGGAGTAGAAGCCGAAGCCATGAGCGGAGAAGCCGGCGGCACCGTGACAGCGAGGGGAAGCGCAAGCGGAGGCGGCGGAGTCAGGATCGCAG CAGGTCGGCCTCAGAGGATGAACAGTGGAAGCACCGAGGGACCCGCTGGCGCCCGCAGGATCATTCCCCCGAGCCTGGTTCTGACTATGAGCAGCAGTTGCGGGGCCGTTGGAGCCGCCACCACCGGCGGCGAAGACGTTCTCGCTCATGGTCCCCGGGATCATCGGCGTCCAGCTCGGCTTCCCGCCATGGTTCCGAGAGCCCACGCGAGGCAGCAGCACTGAGCCAACAGCAGGGCCTGCGAGAGCGGCAGCGGCTTCGGGAGGAGCGGAAGCAGCAGGAAGAGCTGCTGAAAGCCTTTGAGACACCAGAGGAGAAGCGCGCACGAAGACTGGCCAAGAAGGAGGCGAAAGAACGCAAAAAGCGGGAGAAGATGGGCTGGGGCGAGGAGTACATGGGGTACACCAACACTGACAACCCCTTCGGGGACAACAACCTGCTGGGGACCTTCATCTGGAACAAG GCCCTGGAGAAGAAGGGGATCAGCCACCTGGAGGAGAAGGAGCTAAAGGAGCGAAACAAGAGGATCCAGGAAGACAACCGGCTGGAGCTGCAGAAG GTGAAGCAGCTGCGCCTGGAGAGGGAGCGAGAGAAAGCCATGCGAGAGCAGGAGCTGGAGTTGCTGCAGCGCGAGAAGGAGGCTGAGCACTTCAAGACGTGGGAAGAGCAGGAGGACAGCTTCCACCTGCAGCAGGCCAAGCTGCG CTCCAAGATTCGCATCCGGGATGGGCGAGCCAAACCCATCGACCTGCTGGCCAAGTACATCAGCGCTGAGGACGACGACCTGGCGGTTGAGATGCATGAGCCCTACACGTTCCTCAACGGGCTCACGGTGGCCGACATGGAGGACCTGCTGGAGGACATCCAG GTGTACATGGAGCTGGAACAGGGCAAGAATGTGGACTTCTGGCGGGACATGACCATCATCACCGAGGACGAGATCTCCAAGCTCCGCAAGCTGGAGGCCTCTGGCAAGGGACCAG GGGAGCGACGGGAGGGCGTGAATGCCTCAGTCAGCTCGGATGTGCAGTCGGTGTTCAAGGGGAAAACATACAGCCAGCTGCGGGTCATCTTCCAGGGCATCGAGGGCAAGATCCGCGCTGGGGGCCCCAACCTGGACATGGGCTACTGGGAGAGCCTCCTGCAGCAGCTCCGTGCACACATGGCGCGGGCACG GCTCCGTGAGCGACACCAGGATGTGCTGCGGCAGAAACTGTACAAGCTGAAGCAGGAGCAGGGTGTCGAGAGTGGCCCTCTGTTCCCCATCCTGAAGCAAGAACCGCCATCCCCCGGGAACAG CCTAGAGCCAGAGGAAGCCGTCCCCACACCGCCTGGGCCCTCGGAGGGCGGCCCTGCCGAGGCCGAGGCTGAGACCGAGGCCGAAGGGGATGGGGACGGGGAGGCAGACGGGGAGGCGGTACTGATGGAGGAGGACCTGATCCGCCAGAGCCTGGACGACTATGACGCTGGCAAGTATAGTCCCCGGCTGCTGACGGCGTCCGAGCTGCCACTGGACGCACACGTGCTGGAGCCGCACGAGGACTTGCAGCGCCTCCAGCTGTCACGCCAGCAGCTGCAGGTCACAG GTGACGCCAGTGAGAGTGCCGAGGACATCTTTTTCCGGCGCGCCAAGGAGGGCATGGGCCAGGACGAGGCACAGTTCAGCGTGGAGATGCCACTGACAGGCAAGGCTTACCTGTGGGCCGACAAGTACCGGCCACGCAAGCCACGCTTCTTCAACCGCGTGCACACGGGCTTCGAGTGGAACAAGTACAATCAGACGCACTACGACTTCGACAACCCGCCACCCAAGATCGTGCAGGGCTACAAGTTCAACATCTTCTATCCCGACCTCATTGACAAGCGCTCCACACCTGAGTATTTTCTGGAGGCCTGTGCTGACAACAGAGACTTTGCCACACTGCGCTTCCATGCGGGCCCACCCTATGAGGACATCGCCTTCAAGATCGTCAGCCGCGAGTGGGAGTACTCGCACCGCCACGGCTTTCGCTGCCAGTTCGCCAACGGCATCTTCCAGCTCTGGTTCCACTTCAAGCGCTACCGCTACCGCCGCTGA